In Dysgonomonadaceae bacterium zrk40, one genomic interval encodes:
- the corA gene encoding magnesium/cobalt transporter CorA: MAEVKLFYHKDGIVRLSRSLDFLKSNPIQNFLWIDLNDVDEEVENELEDFLKIYIQEEEEMIEIEMSSRYIETNDTLVVNSNFLLSNFETDPVSFILKNNILVTVRGEELSSFHETVKKISANPKNYPTGAHVLVALLETRVEFDADMIENMTQKITQLSNSLTLQEADEELLSEIKNLQEKTMLLRENIIDKQRTVSGMLRSEFIPNELQPKLTIIIKDINSLVEHIKFSFDRLDYLQDTFLGYVNIEQNKIIKIFTIVSVIFMPPTLIASVYGMNFTFMPEIDKKWGYPLAILFMVLSSLFILYYFKKRKWL; encoded by the coding sequence ATGGCGGAAGTAAAATTGTTTTATCACAAGGATGGCATCGTAAGACTGAGCCGCAGCCTTGACTTCCTGAAATCAAACCCCATACAGAACTTTCTGTGGATTGACCTCAACGACGTGGACGAGGAGGTTGAAAATGAACTGGAGGACTTCCTGAAGATCTACATCCAGGAGGAGGAGGAGATGATTGAGATCGAAATGTCGTCGCGCTACATCGAGACCAACGACACGCTGGTGGTGAACTCCAACTTCCTGCTTTCTAACTTCGAAACCGATCCGGTATCGTTCATCCTCAAGAACAACATCCTGGTAACCGTTCGCGGAGAGGAACTGAGTTCCTTCCACGAGACGGTGAAGAAGATTTCAGCCAACCCGAAGAACTATCCCACCGGGGCACACGTGCTGGTGGCGCTGCTGGAGACACGGGTGGAGTTCGATGCCGACATGATCGAGAACATGACACAGAAGATCACTCAGCTCAGTAACTCGCTCACACTGCAAGAGGCTGACGAGGAGCTGCTCTCCGAGATCAAGAACCTTCAGGAAAAGACGATGCTTCTCAGGGAGAACATCATTGACAAACAGCGCACCGTCTCAGGCATGCTTCGCAGTGAGTTTATCCCCAATGAGCTGCAACCAAAGCTTACCATCATCATCAAGGACATCAACTCACTGGTGGAACACATCAAGTTCAGCTTCGACCGCCTCGACTACCTGCAGGACACCTTTCTGGGTTATGTGAACATCGAACAGAACAAAATCATCAAGATCTTTACCATCGTTTCAGTCATCTTCATGCCCCCCACGCTTATCGCCAGCGTCTACGGGATGAACTTCACCTTTATGCCGGAGATCGACAAGAAATGGGGCTACCCTCTGGCCATCCTCTTCATGGTGCTCTCCTCACTCTTCATCCTCTATTATTTCAAGAAACGAAAGTGGCTCTGA
- the rsmA gene encoding 16S rRNA (adenine(1518)-N(6)/adenine(1519)-N(6))-dimethyltransferase RsmA — MFQVRAKKNLGQHFLKDESIARRIAESLENFPILPVLEVGPGTGMLTRQLLELDRDLTVVEIDRESVAYLKEHYPALEGRILEQDFLRMDLTTLYNGSFCLIGNYPYNISSQIFFKLLDHKESIPCCAGMIQKEVAERMTASPGNKSYGILSVLLQAWYDIEYLFTVNEQAFIPPPKVKSAVVRLTRNGRKQLDCNEKLFKTVVKTSFNQRRKMLRNSIKSLLSEESPMPDDPMLTMRPEQLSIEQFEQLTNLLEPLIRSGGQKA; from the coding sequence ATGTTTCAGGTAAGAGCAAAAAAAAACCTAGGGCAGCACTTTCTCAAGGATGAGTCGATTGCACGCCGCATCGCGGAGAGCCTTGAGAACTTCCCCATTCTCCCGGTGCTGGAGGTGGGACCCGGCACCGGCATGCTCACCCGTCAACTGCTGGAACTGGACAGAGATCTCACTGTGGTGGAGATAGACCGCGAGTCTGTAGCTTACCTCAAAGAGCACTACCCTGCCCTCGAAGGCCGTATCCTGGAGCAGGATTTCCTGCGGATGGACCTCACAACTCTTTATAACGGAAGCTTCTGTCTGATTGGCAATTATCCTTACAACATCTCCTCACAGATTTTTTTCAAATTGCTCGACCATAAGGAGTCTATACCCTGTTGCGCGGGCATGATCCAAAAGGAGGTGGCGGAACGCATGACCGCTTCACCCGGTAACAAGAGCTACGGCATCCTCAGTGTGTTGCTACAGGCTTGGTACGACATCGAGTACCTCTTCACGGTGAACGAGCAGGCGTTCATCCCTCCGCCCAAAGTTAAATCGGCAGTCGTACGGCTCACCCGCAACGGGCGAAAGCAGCTCGACTGTAATGAAAAATTGTTCAAAACGGTAGTGAAGACCAGCTTTAACCAGCGACGGAAGATGCTGCGCAACTCCATCAAGTCACTGCTGTCAGAAGAGAGTCCGATGCCCGACGACCCGATGCTCACCATGAGACCCGAACAGCTCTCCATTGAGCAGTTCGAGCAACTCACCAACCTGCTGGAACCGTTGATACGGTCTGGAGGTCAAAAGGCATAG
- a CDS encoding flippase-like domain-containing protein yields MKITAESLKSFLKTVLSLLLGLFIIWAMYRDTDLGELWEITRSANFGIIAFSLIFGLLGNLLRGLRWELFVNSLGYHPPRASLVYATLGNYAVNFVLPRAGDVWRCGVVSRYDRIPFSRTLETFLIDKVVDIIAGVSVILFSMLFSIDFFVSYFSDNPQFGEALSHMFSSVWIYLILVAMVLAVIVMRTFFRRTWLMIKIKRFVNTLRYDLRLISGMKEKKRIIIYTILLWFSFYLYFYICFFAFDFTKGLGPMAGLIVFAMTNIGISVPVQGGIGPWHFMVISSLLILGVAEKEALAFAGAVFTIQSVWQILYGLVGVFAMPHVKRKIETINEKTN; encoded by the coding sequence GTGAAGATAACAGCTGAATCCCTGAAGAGCTTCCTGAAGACAGTGCTCTCCCTGCTGCTCGGATTGTTTATCATCTGGGCTATGTATCGCGACACTGATCTGGGCGAGCTGTGGGAAATCACCCGCTCGGCAAATTTCGGAATCATAGCCTTCTCCTTGATCTTCGGGTTGTTGGGCAACTTGTTGAGGGGGTTGCGCTGGGAGTTGTTTGTCAATTCACTCGGCTATCATCCTCCACGTGCCAGCCTGGTATATGCCACGCTGGGCAACTATGCGGTCAACTTTGTCCTGCCGCGCGCTGGTGATGTTTGGCGTTGTGGTGTAGTGAGCAGGTATGATCGAATTCCTTTCTCCAGAACACTGGAGACTTTTCTGATTGACAAGGTTGTCGACATCATTGCCGGTGTATCAGTGATTTTATTCAGCATGCTGTTCAGCATTGATTTTTTTGTCTCTTATTTCAGCGATAACCCGCAGTTCGGAGAAGCTCTTTCACACATGTTCTCATCTGTCTGGATTTATCTGATTCTGGTGGCGATGGTGCTGGCGGTAATTGTGATGCGAACCTTCTTCCGGCGCACCTGGCTGATGATTAAAATCAAGCGTTTTGTCAACACACTTCGCTACGACCTGCGTCTCATCTCCGGAATGAAGGAGAAAAAGAGGATAATAATCTATACGATCCTCCTTTGGTTCTCTTTTTATTTGTATTTTTACATCTGCTTCTTCGCGTTTGATTTCACTAAAGGCCTGGGACCAATGGCAGGATTGATCGTTTTCGCCATGACCAACATCGGCATCTCGGTGCCTGTACAGGGTGGCATAGGCCCCTGGCATTTCATGGTGATTTCCTCCCTGCTGATTCTGGGAGTGGCCGAGAAAGAGGCATTGGCATTCGCAGGAGCTGTCTTCACCATTCAGTCGGTCTGGCAGATTCTCTACGGCCTTGTAGGTGTCTTTGCCATGCCGCATGTGAAGCGGAAAATTGAAACAATCAACGAAAAAACCAATTAA
- a CDS encoding aminoacyl-histidine dipeptidase, whose translation MATTDLQKLTPQSVWKHFHSLTLIPRPTGQMEAVTRFVMEFGKALNLETRQDEVGNVVIHKPATKGYESAKTVILQSHLDMVPQKNADVAHDFTKDSIQTFVDGEWVKARSTTLGADNGIGCAMMMALLEDETLDHPAIEALFTIDEEVGMDGANGLKKGFLQGSLMLNLDTEEDGELCIGCAGGRDVNVSFRYKPDTEIEKGDIAFKVSLRGLKGGHSGVQIHLGRANANKLMNRFLKEVVSNYEARIASIQGGSLRNAIPRESFVVLTIPEQLSDDFMDLVAEYEELFQNDFTGIEEGISFTAERTDLPKSLIPEEVQDDLINAVEGCPNGVISYLADFPGVVESSLNLALVQSSDDRIDVKLLVRSSSESRKDWVCSSVESLFLLAGARVEFDGDYPGWQPNAQSELLNTMERIYLEKFDQRPKVMVIHAGLECGIIQSNVEQKLDIVSFGPTITGAHSPDEAVKIDTVERSYDYLVSILSQLK comes from the coding sequence ATGGCTACAACAGATTTGCAAAAGCTGACGCCCCAAAGCGTTTGGAAACATTTTCATTCACTCACCCTCATACCCAGGCCCACGGGTCAGATGGAAGCGGTGACCCGTTTCGTGATGGAGTTCGGAAAAGCTTTGAACCTGGAGACACGGCAGGACGAGGTGGGCAACGTGGTGATTCACAAGCCGGCTACCAAAGGATATGAAAGTGCTAAAACGGTCATCCTGCAATCACACCTCGATATGGTGCCGCAGAAAAATGCCGATGTAGCGCATGATTTTACAAAAGATTCCATTCAGACCTTTGTCGACGGAGAGTGGGTGAAAGCCCGTTCCACCACACTGGGTGCTGACAACGGCATAGGCTGTGCCATGATGATGGCTCTCCTGGAAGATGAGACACTGGATCATCCTGCCATTGAAGCACTCTTCACCATTGATGAGGAGGTGGGCATGGATGGGGCCAACGGTCTGAAGAAAGGATTCCTGCAAGGATCACTGATGCTTAACCTCGATACAGAGGAAGATGGTGAGCTCTGCATTGGCTGTGCCGGCGGTCGGGATGTGAATGTATCCTTCCGCTACAAGCCGGATACTGAGATTGAAAAGGGAGATATTGCTTTCAAGGTGAGCCTGCGTGGGCTTAAAGGCGGCCACTCCGGGGTGCAGATTCATCTGGGAAGGGCCAATGCCAATAAGCTGATGAACCGCTTCCTGAAAGAGGTGGTCAGCAACTACGAAGCACGCATCGCCTCCATCCAGGGGGGATCGCTGCGCAACGCCATTCCCCGCGAGTCGTTCGTGGTGCTTACCATTCCCGAGCAACTCTCTGACGACTTTATGGACCTGGTGGCTGAATATGAAGAGCTGTTCCAAAACGACTTCACCGGTATTGAGGAGGGGATCTCCTTCACGGCGGAACGAACCGATTTGCCCAAGAGCCTGATACCGGAGGAGGTGCAGGATGACCTGATCAATGCGGTAGAGGGATGTCCCAACGGGGTGATCAGCTACCTGGCCGACTTTCCCGGTGTGGTCGAGAGCTCGCTCAACCTGGCACTTGTGCAGTCCTCCGACGATCGTATTGATGTGAAGCTGCTGGTGCGCAGCTCCTCCGAGAGCCGAAAGGATTGGGTCTGCTCCTCGGTGGAGAGCCTCTTCCTGCTGGCTGGTGCCCGTGTGGAATTCGACGGTGACTACCCCGGCTGGCAACCCAACGCCCAGAGCGAACTGCTGAACACCATGGAGCGTATCTATCTTGAGAAGTTCGATCAGCGGCCCAAGGTGATGGTGATCCATGCAGGCCTTGAGTGTGGCATCATCCAGTCGAACGTAGAGCAGAAACTGGACATTGTCTCTTTCGGACCTACCATCACAGGAGCTCACTCTCCCGATGAGGCGGTAAAGATTGATACCGTTGAACGTTCTTACGACTATCTGGTGTCGATTCTGAGTCAACTGAAATAG
- a CDS encoding flavodoxin domain-containing protein, producing the protein MHNTLIVFASNHGTVERCARELFRLMDGKVDLCNLNRRESIPDLNVYDSLIVGGSIHYGKVQNVIAGFCKNNQSLLAEKRLGLFVNCLYSGEKAQQQLDKAFPESLARHALVREYFGGELDEEKMNFWERLITRQIVRSEELEVYLDKEKITRFANIMTSNNEEKA; encoded by the coding sequence ATGCACAATACGCTGATTGTTTTTGCTTCGAATCATGGTACCGTTGAACGTTGTGCCCGCGAGCTATTCCGGCTTATGGACGGAAAGGTGGATTTGTGCAACTTGAATCGTCGTGAATCAATACCTGATCTGAATGTGTACGATTCCCTTATCGTGGGAGGATCCATTCATTATGGTAAAGTTCAGAACGTGATTGCCGGGTTTTGTAAAAACAATCAGTCGCTGCTGGCCGAGAAACGGCTGGGTCTATTTGTCAACTGTCTATACAGCGGAGAAAAAGCACAGCAACAACTCGACAAGGCTTTTCCCGAAAGCCTTGCCCGGCATGCGCTTGTGCGTGAATATTTTGGTGGTGAACTGGATGAGGAGAAAATGAACTTCTGGGAGCGTCTCATTACGAGGCAGATAGTCCGTAGTGAGGAGCTGGAGGTTTACCTCGACAAAGAAAAAATAACACGTTTTGCTAACATTATGACCTCAAACAATGAAGAGAAGGCTTGA
- a CDS encoding LPXTG cell wall anchor domain-containing protein, which yields MKRRLEKQLLLPLVLVCYALIMGVLAYPRYRTSGNWGEYFTIIGITLLLALLLYFLLKRRENIRNRFKGEE from the coding sequence ATGAAGAGAAGGCTTGAGAAACAGCTCCTGTTACCACTGGTTCTTGTGTGCTACGCCCTCATCATGGGAGTCCTCGCTTACCCCCGTTACCGTACCTCGGGCAACTGGGGTGAGTACTTCACGATCATAGGTATCACGCTGTTGCTTGCACTCCTCCTGTATTTTCTGCTGAAGCGCAGAGAGAACATCCGCAATCGTTTCAAGGGAGAGGAATAG
- a CDS encoding DUF4252 domain-containing protein has protein sequence MMKNKILALMVFALLTAGLQAQTKLNELYREFARAENVTKVNLNGFALMFAKPFMEDHGDGKLSSIRVLSLEDCPQEVKERFSRSALNFRDDDFELFLNTNDANEKARIFVKIKDQLIREMVIITTGDDPALVHLKGKFRPSDIDAMSNGGR, from the coding sequence ATGATGAAGAATAAGATTCTTGCGCTGATGGTTTTTGCGCTCCTTACAGCCGGTCTGCAGGCACAAACAAAGTTGAATGAACTGTACCGCGAATTTGCCCGTGCCGAGAATGTCACCAAGGTCAACTTGAACGGCTTTGCGCTGATGTTTGCCAAACCTTTCATGGAGGATCATGGAGATGGTAAGTTGAGCAGCATCCGTGTGCTCTCTCTCGAGGATTGTCCTCAGGAAGTGAAAGAACGATTCAGTCGTTCAGCACTGAATTTCCGTGACGATGATTTTGAACTGTTTCTCAACACCAACGATGCCAATGAGAAAGCACGGATCTTCGTGAAGATAAAAGATCAGCTCATTCGTGAGATGGTGATCATCACCACGGGCGACGATCCTGCTTTGGTACACCTGAAAGGGAAATTTCGGCCATCCGATATCGATGCGATGAGCAATGGAGGGAGGTGA
- a CDS encoding sigma-70 family RNA polymerase sigma factor: MEGGEFKQRFLGYSGLIYRYAIAVTGDRTDAEDIVQEVYEKLWKIRETLAVVENDEAYVVSVARNCSLDRLRKQSRHRITALTPAMEPEDDGEALASLEAKEQLQQVEQLLSTLPVNQQRAIRLRHYADQPLHEIAAVMQLSEMNVRQLLSRARRNLKDKMKKYEYGERV; the protein is encoded by the coding sequence ATGGAGGGAGGTGAATTTAAACAGCGGTTTCTCGGTTACAGCGGATTGATATACCGCTATGCCATTGCTGTTACGGGTGACCGAACAGATGCGGAGGATATTGTACAGGAGGTGTATGAGAAGCTGTGGAAGATACGTGAGACACTGGCGGTGGTGGAGAACGATGAGGCCTACGTGGTCTCGGTAGCCCGTAACTGTTCGCTCGATCGTCTCCGGAAGCAATCGAGACACCGGATCACAGCCCTCACCCCGGCAATGGAACCGGAAGACGATGGGGAGGCGTTAGCCAGCCTGGAAGCAAAAGAACAGTTGCAGCAAGTGGAGCAACTGCTTTCCACACTTCCGGTGAACCAGCAGAGAGCCATTCGCCTTCGTCATTATGCCGATCAACCGCTCCATGAAATTGCGGCGGTGATGCAACTCTCAGAGATGAACGTGCGACAACTCCTCTCGAGAGCGAGAAGAAACCTGAAAGATAAAATGAAGAAGTATGAGTATGGAGAAAGAGTTTGA
- a CDS encoding DUF4252 domain-containing protein yields MKKMMMVLALALTASGLFAQNNPFEKFTDMEGVTSVYISKNMLSLMPKESGMRFGDVDVSNFLEKLSSILILTSENKPVAQEMVSLANKRMRDDKYELLMRVKSDDGELVNFFMKGKPENIHEMIMIVEDSDGESVIMQFLGAFSLDDAKKITDGLQQKNK; encoded by the coding sequence ATGAAAAAGATGATGATGGTGCTTGCGCTTGCCCTCACAGCCTCCGGGCTGTTCGCGCAGAACAATCCGTTTGAGAAATTCACGGACATGGAGGGCGTGACTTCGGTCTATATTTCAAAAAACATGCTGTCGCTAATGCCCAAAGAATCGGGCATGCGGTTTGGAGATGTGGATGTATCAAATTTCCTGGAGAAGCTCTCATCCATCCTGATCCTTACCTCTGAGAACAAGCCGGTCGCGCAGGAGATGGTTTCACTTGCCAACAAGCGGATGCGGGACGATAAGTATGAATTGCTGATGCGGGTCAAGTCGGATGACGGCGAGCTGGTTAATTTCTTCATGAAAGGCAAGCCGGAAAACATTCACGAGATGATCATGATTGTGGAAGACAGCGATGGTGAGAGCGTGATCATGCAATTCCTGGGAGCTTTTTCACTGGATGACGCGAAGAAAATCACCGATGGGTTGCAGCAGAAGAACAAGTGA
- a CDS encoding exodeoxyribonuclease VII large subunit: MKQDSFSLSELNRRVKNAISDHLPETYWLRAETSDVRRNQNGHCYLEFVEKDAEKQHIVAKARGMIWSNVFQMLSAYFEAETGQSFTSGLNVLVRVSVDFHELYGFSLTVVDIEPSFTLGEIARNRQQVLRQLEEEGVLTLNRELELPELIRRIAVISSPNAAGYGDFCDQLARNSGGFIFYTKLFPAIMQGERSESSIIAALEQVFRYSDHFDAVTLIRGGGATSDLNCFDSYSLAVNVAQFPLPVVSGIGHERDVTVLDHVAHTRAKTPTAVAEFLIGHTLKTASELADLEERLQGKTRSVLRQESSEIRLFSKDTVHLSTLLLQKEEAQTQQLSETMRHLLKQQLQQQRHQVESMEQYVRMVSPANVLKRGYTLTIRNGSIITSLHDVAPGDVIETHFRDGIATSEVCGVSNRQEAEKI, translated from the coding sequence ATGAAACAAGACTCGTTCTCACTATCCGAACTTAACCGTCGGGTGAAGAATGCCATCAGCGATCACCTGCCGGAAACCTATTGGTTGCGGGCAGAAACCAGCGATGTGCGCCGCAATCAGAACGGTCACTGCTACCTGGAGTTCGTGGAGAAGGATGCAGAGAAACAACATATCGTGGCTAAGGCACGTGGGATGATCTGGTCGAATGTCTTCCAGATGCTTTCAGCCTATTTCGAAGCGGAGACGGGACAATCCTTTACTTCGGGGCTCAATGTGCTGGTGCGTGTGTCGGTCGACTTTCACGAGCTGTATGGTTTCTCTCTTACCGTGGTCGACATCGAACCCTCCTTCACACTGGGCGAGATTGCCCGCAATCGACAGCAGGTGCTCCGGCAACTGGAGGAGGAGGGGGTGCTGACACTCAACAGGGAACTGGAGCTACCGGAGCTGATCCGCCGCATCGCAGTGATTTCCTCCCCCAACGCAGCCGGTTATGGTGATTTCTGTGACCAGCTAGCTCGCAACAGCGGAGGGTTCATTTTCTACACGAAATTATTCCCCGCCATCATGCAGGGGGAGCGCAGCGAGAGTTCCATCATCGCTGCGCTGGAACAGGTGTTCCGTTACAGTGATCACTTCGACGCGGTGACCCTCATCCGTGGCGGTGGTGCCACCTCCGACCTGAACTGCTTCGATAGCTACTCGCTGGCAGTCAACGTGGCACAGTTTCCCTTGCCGGTGGTGAGTGGCATTGGTCATGAGCGTGATGTGACGGTGCTGGACCACGTGGCACACACCCGTGCCAAGACACCCACCGCTGTTGCCGAGTTTTTGATCGGTCACACCTTGAAAACGGCTTCAGAGCTGGCGGACCTTGAGGAGCGGCTGCAGGGTAAAACCCGGTCGGTGTTGCGGCAGGAATCGTCAGAGATCCGCCTCTTTAGCAAGGACACCGTACACCTCTCCACCCTCCTGTTGCAAAAAGAGGAGGCACAGACTCAACAGTTGTCAGAGACGATGCGACATCTGCTAAAACAACAGTTGCAGCAGCAACGTCATCAGGTGGAGAGCATGGAACAGTATGTTCGGATGGTGTCACCAGCAAATGTGCTGAAAAGGGGGTATACCCTCACCATCAGGAATGGCAGCATCATCACCTCCCTCCACGACGTCGCTCCCGGAGATGTGATCGAGACCCACTTTCGTGATGGCATCGCCACCTCGGAGGTGTGTGGCGTGAGCAATCGTCAGGAGGCGGAAAAAATCTGA
- the xseB gene encoding exodeoxyribonuclease VII small subunit, whose protein sequence is MEHMSYTEAKKELIDIVFAIETGELDVDALTEKVKRASELILFCQAKLTQTDEELQKILDDIT, encoded by the coding sequence ATGGAACATATGAGCTATACAGAAGCAAAGAAAGAACTTATCGATATCGTTTTCGCCATCGAGACGGGGGAGCTTGATGTAGATGCACTGACCGAGAAGGTGAAGCGGGCCTCCGAGTTGATCCTCTTCTGCCAGGCGAAGCTCACCCAGACTGACGAGGAGTTACAGAAGATACTCGACGACATCACATGA
- a CDS encoding 2-C-methyl-D-erythritol 4-phosphate cytidylyltransferase, whose product MKPTKQQSVIIVAGGKGLRAGGELPKQFQLIGGLPVLMHTIAAFHRYNPEIIIVVVLPEGFESHWEELLRTHHFTLPHRTVTGGETRFQSVRNGLELIPAEGLVAVHDAARPLVTRELIGRCFKACDTQQCGVIPVVRESASVRLLTDEGSHMIDRELLRLVQTPQLFPAAELKKAYQWPYDPAFTDDASVAERQGLPILLIEGEESNIKITTPFDFLIAEQLLLHLPK is encoded by the coding sequence ATGAAACCAACAAAACAGCAAAGCGTGATCATCGTTGCCGGAGGTAAGGGCCTCCGTGCAGGCGGGGAGTTGCCGAAGCAGTTTCAACTAATTGGCGGCCTTCCGGTACTGATGCATACCATCGCTGCTTTTCACCGTTACAACCCTGAAATCATCATCGTGGTAGTGCTGCCGGAGGGTTTCGAGTCTCACTGGGAGGAACTGCTCCGCACGCACCATTTCACATTGCCTCATCGCACGGTAACGGGTGGAGAGACACGATTCCAATCTGTCCGTAACGGACTGGAACTGATTCCTGCTGAAGGGTTGGTGGCGGTTCATGATGCGGCACGCCCCCTGGTGACGAGAGAACTGATCGGCCGATGCTTCAAGGCCTGTGACACCCAACAATGCGGTGTGATTCCTGTGGTACGTGAAAGCGCCAGCGTGCGGCTTCTCACGGATGAGGGAAGCCATATGATAGACAGGGAGCTGTTGCGGTTGGTACAGACACCGCAGCTCTTCCCAGCCGCGGAATTGAAAAAGGCATACCAATGGCCATACGATCCCGCTTTCACAGATGATGCATCGGTAGCCGAGAGGCAGGGTCTCCCCATCCTGCTGATAGAGGGTGAGGAAAGCAATATCAAAATCACAACACCGTTTGACTTTTTGATCGCAGAGCAACTGCTTCTTCATCTGCCAAAATGA
- a CDS encoding Lrp/AsnC ligand binding domain-containing protein → MEKIDKLDRQILEIISQNARIPFRDVAEQCGVSRAAIHQRVQRMIENEVITGSGYHVNPKVLGYASSAYIGVKLEKGSMYKNVIPEFDKIPEVTECHFTTGPYTLLVKLYARDNEHLMELLNNRIQEIPGVVATETMISLSQSVKREIPIMRESN, encoded by the coding sequence ATGGAAAAAATTGATAAATTAGACAGACAGATACTGGAAATCATCTCACAGAATGCCCGCATCCCTTTCCGCGATGTAGCTGAGCAGTGCGGAGTATCGCGTGCCGCCATCCACCAACGTGTGCAGCGGATGATTGAAAATGAGGTGATCACAGGATCCGGCTATCATGTGAACCCGAAGGTGTTGGGTTATGCTTCCAGTGCCTACATCGGTGTGAAACTAGAGAAAGGATCTATGTACAAGAACGTGATCCCCGAGTTCGACAAGATCCCCGAGGTGACTGAGTGCCATTTCACAACAGGACCCTACACCTTGCTGGTGAAGCTGTATGCCCGTGACAACGAGCACTTGATGGAACTGCTCAACAACCGCATCCAGGAGATTCCCGGCGTGGTGGCCACCGAGACGATGATCTCGCTGAGCCAGAGCGTAAAGCGCGAGATCCCAATCATGCGCGAGAGTAACTGA